The following proteins come from a genomic window of Macaca fascicularis isolate 582-1 chromosome 8, T2T-MFA8v1.1:
- the ZNF705D gene encoding zinc finger protein 705D isoform X2 — translation MHSLKKVTFEDVAIDFTQEEWAMMDTSKRKLYRDVMLENVSHLVSLGYQISKSYITLQLEQGKELWREGREFLQGQNLDKESALKKKHTISMHPIRKDASTSMTMENSLILEDPFECNDLGEDCTHSSTMTQCLLTQSGKKPYVSKQCGKSLSNQLSPKPHKQIHTKGKSYQCNICEKAYTNCFHLRRHKMTHTGDGPYACHLCGKSFTQRSHLRRHEKTHTGERP, via the exons ATGCATTCACTA AAGAAAGTGACTTTTGAAGATGTAGCTATTGACTTCACCCAGGAAGAGTGGGCCATGATGGACACATCCAAGAGAAAGCTGTACAGAGATGTAATGCTGGAAAACGTCAGTCACCTGGTGTCCCTCG GGTACCAGATAAGCAAATCCTATATAACTTTGCAGCTGgagcaaggaaaagagctctGGCGGGAAGGAAGAGAATTTCTCCAAGGCCAGAATCTGG acAAGGAAAGTGCCCTTAAGAAAAAACACACGATATCCATGCATCCTATCAGAAAAGACGCATCCACCAGTATGACAATG GAGAACTCCCTCATTCTGGAGGATCCCTTTGAATGTAATGATTTGGGAGAAGAttgcactcacagttccacaatgACTCAGTGTTTGTTAACTCAGAGTGGAAAGAAACCCTACGTCAGCAAACAGTGTGGAAAATCCCTTAGTAATCAGTTGTCCCCTAAACCACATAAACAAATTCATACTAAAGGTAAATCATATCAATGTAATATATGTGAAAAGGCCTATACTAATTGCTTTCACCTTAGACGGCACAAGATGACTCACACTGGAGACGGGCCATATGCATGTCATCTATGTGGAAAATCCTTCACTCAGCGTTCTCACCTTAGAAGACATGAGAAAACCCACACGGGAGAGAGACCGTAG